The Euphorbia lathyris chromosome 8, ddEupLath1.1, whole genome shotgun sequence genome has a window encoding:
- the LOC136203345 gene encoding B3 domain-containing protein REM9-like, whose product MSLTLSSKRHFFQPLLHGFEDDFLIPISFCKYLNVQECEKAMLRSQKGEKLWPVKINGRRFEDGWKQFVKDHDLKIGDFLVFRHDGDLLFNVLVLDSTTCEKEYPHVTAIKEEIQIQEQNVLQDSTTGKQVKTSSSILQLVACEKEYLPITAIKEEQIEIQEQNLPKDSARGLQKHPELKQQADSSNIQKSQLKFHEEVAKGSGLCGWKSQKYKQSKTVSEAKATSSLRLPKHPKIKQKAYSSSPGHPHAARDPSNYEKSQLRIPEDVANKSGWKLQKYKQPETDIASKAKATSSLKFKTEHNMGNDQETASSMDKPYFYVLVFASPVRNRQIKIPRDFAWDNGLATSKCREINIKNEMGKSWTVKTKMNKNGEVFIRDGWIEFVEENEIKERDVFRLELVKEEGKTPLMNYYAPKQEMDNNESAVNGKETTLIAPPPGFDV is encoded by the exons ATGTCTTTAACTCTTTCCAGCAAAAGACATTTCTTCCAGCCACTCCTTCATGGTTTTGAGGATGATTTT TTAATTCCAATTTCTTTCTGCAAGTACTTGAACGTGCAAGAATGTGAGAAAGCTATGTTGAGAAGCCAAAAAGGGGAAAAGCTTTGGCCTGTGAAGATCAATGGCAGACGATTTGAAGATGGCTGGAAACAGTTTGTGAAAGATCATGACTTGAAAATCGGAGATTTCTTGGTTTTCAGACATGATGGAGATCTTCTTTTTAATGTTCTGGTTCTTGACAGTACAACTTGTGAGAAGGAATATCCTCATGTTACTGCTATAAAAGAGGAAATTCAAATTCAAGAACAGAATGTTCTTCAAGATTCAACTACTG GGAAGCAAGTGAAAACTAGCTCGTCTATTCTTCAACTTGTTGCTTGTGAGAAGGAATATCTTCCAATTACTGCTATAAAAGAGGAGCAGATTGAAATTCAAGAACAGAATCTTCCAAAAGATTCTGCTAGGG GGCTGCAAAAACACCCAGAACTTAAGCAGCAAGCTGATTCTTCCAACATTCAAAAATCTCAGCTG AAATTTCATGAAGAAGTAGCAAAAGGATCTGGCTTATGTGGCT GGAAATCGCAAAAGTATAAGCAATCGAAGACTGTATCAGAAGCTAAAGCTACTTCTTCATTAA GATTGCCAAAACATCCAAAAATTAAGCAGAAGGCTTATTCTTCGTCACCTGGACATCCTCATGCTGCTAGGGACCCTTCCAACTATGAAAAATCTCAGCTG AGAATTCCTGAGGATGTAGCAAACAAATCTGGCT GGAAATTGCAAAAATATAAGCAACCTGAGACTGATATTGCATCAAAAGCTAAAGCTACTTCTTCATTAA AGTTCAAAACAGAACATAACATGGGAAACGATCAGGAAACTGCTTCATCCATGGACAAACCTTATTTCTATGTCTTGGTTTTTGCATCTCCTGTTAGAAACCGTCAAATT AAAATTCCAAGAGATTTTGCATGGGATAATGGTCTTGCTACTAGCAAATGTCGAGAAATAAACATTAAGAATGAAATGGGAAAATCATGGACAgtgaaaacaaaaatgaataaaaatggtGAAGTTTTTATCAGAGATGGATGGATTGAATTTGTTgaagaaaatgagataaaagaGAGAGATGTTTTCAGGTTAGAACTTGTGAAGGAAGAAGGAAAAACACCTTTGATGAATTACTATG CTCCGAAACAAGAAATGGACAATAATGAGAGTGCAGTCAATGGTAAGGAAACGACTCTTATAGCACCTCCACCTGGATTCGATGTTTAG